The Pedobacter cryoconitis genome has a window encoding:
- a CDS encoding MbnP family protein, which yields MKLIYKYIIVIFSLLTVLTACSKKDDVQPVSANKATLSLQFDNIVGDRNLQLNTGTYKNASGEQFSVQLLQYFISNIKVKTKNGQEFIVPQEESYFLVKESDGASQFCKVKVPEGDYQTLTFTLGVDSLRNTMDISKRTGVLDPTGGMDDGMYWGWNSGYIFFKMEGTSEQAPIDPTGVRKFRFHIGGFGGYSAPTFNNIKTVTVDLSAAGIARVREGRESNVHFLVDVMKMFNGKTNISIAANPQVMFSNYSVNVANNFSSMFYHDHTEN from the coding sequence ATGAAACTAATATATAAATACATTATAGTGATTTTCTCCTTACTGACTGTGCTTACCGCTTGTTCTAAAAAGGATGATGTGCAACCAGTTTCGGCTAATAAAGCGACATTAAGTTTGCAGTTTGATAATATCGTGGGTGACCGCAATCTGCAACTCAACACCGGTACTTATAAAAATGCTTCCGGAGAGCAGTTCTCTGTACAATTGCTGCAATATTTCATCAGCAATATTAAAGTGAAGACCAAAAACGGACAGGAGTTTATTGTCCCTCAGGAGGAAAGTTATTTCCTGGTGAAGGAAAGTGACGGGGCTTCACAGTTCTGTAAAGTCAAAGTTCCTGAAGGTGATTATCAGACGCTGACTTTTACGCTGGGGGTAGATAGTTTAAGAAATACAATGGATATTTCCAAGCGGACTGGTGTACTGGACCCAACCGGGGGAATGGACGACGGGATGTACTGGGGATGGAACAGTGGCTATATTTTCTTTAAAATGGAAGGCACTTCTGAACAGGCCCCGATTGACCCGACTGGTGTGCGAAAATTCAGGTTCCATATTGGCGGTTTCGGTGGTTACTCAGCACCTACTTTCAATAATATTAAAACGGTTACGGTTGATCTTTCTGCTGCCGGAATAGCCCGTGTGAGGGAGGGTAGAGAGAGTAATGTCCATTTTCTGGTGGATGTAATGAAAATGTTCAACGGTAAAACCAATATCAGCATTGCTGCTAACCCACAGGTCATGTTTAGTAATTACAGTGTGAATGTGGCCAATAATTTCAGCAGCATGTTTTACCATGACCATACAGAAAACTAA
- a CDS encoding ATP-binding protein encodes MNIIIRLREKYAALLRDKQIPLMQSRIRILTFGLILMIALLSIITIKSLIRADYKTAARLVISISAMSSGLYLMFEKNNWQLAGHLFLLSLCSVIWTNILMYTFGINLVSLQITLIIISASFYILGKNWGIVYSLAGVIPIVTHLLLTSGQNGKMTVTPLQLNNSSFMLALIVNFGILITMHYEFFKSFFKSNSKERELNTQLQSALKEAQEATKLRADFLSSMSHELRTPLHAVIGLINILSVENPRKDQEENLAVLRFSAENLLALINDTLDFSKMNEDQITLNKSPFNLSMLLQNILASFRPKAEQKKIDIRLNLDFENVPLHIIGDQTRLAQILNNLISNALKFTDNGGQIEILVATKNRTAKHILLHFAIKDSGIGIPKNKQEIIFEPFLQANNNITKRYGGTGLGLAIVKRLIELHLSKLVLESEEHVGSAFSFEIKYELAAPVVSPEAEQLVTPAISTISNLNILIAEDNIINIMLLKKILDQWNCNYSLSKDGKEALDMVKTGGFDVVLMDIHMPVMDGFEASRHIRELPDVSMSKIKIIALTASSDVDIQQSFSYTYLDDYLTKPFSSQLLKEKLEGVVQQLSGK; translated from the coding sequence ATGAATATTATTATCAGGCTCAGAGAAAAGTATGCGGCCTTATTAAGAGATAAGCAAATTCCTCTAATGCAATCCAGAATCAGAATTTTAACCTTTGGATTAATCCTGATGATTGCTTTATTATCTATTATTACCATCAAGTCCCTGATCAGAGCAGATTATAAAACCGCGGCAAGATTAGTAATTTCAATCAGTGCGATGTCTTCCGGGCTTTACCTGATGTTTGAAAAAAACAACTGGCAGCTGGCGGGCCACCTTTTTCTCTTATCGCTTTGCAGTGTGATCTGGACTAATATACTGATGTACACCTTTGGGATTAACCTGGTTAGCTTACAAATCACTTTAATTATTATTTCTGCCAGCTTTTATATCCTCGGAAAAAACTGGGGAATTGTTTATTCACTCGCAGGCGTAATCCCTATTGTCACGCATCTGCTGTTAACAAGTGGTCAGAATGGGAAAATGACCGTAACTCCGCTGCAACTGAATAACAGTTCATTTATGCTGGCGCTGATTGTCAATTTCGGCATTCTGATTACTATGCATTATGAATTCTTTAAATCCTTTTTCAAAAGCAATTCTAAAGAAAGAGAACTGAATACCCAATTGCAATCGGCGCTTAAAGAAGCACAGGAAGCCACTAAATTAAGAGCCGACTTTCTCTCTTCGATGTCTCATGAATTGCGTACCCCTTTGCATGCAGTGATCGGACTGATTAATATTTTAAGCGTAGAAAACCCAAGAAAAGATCAGGAAGAAAACCTCGCCGTGTTGCGTTTTTCGGCAGAGAACCTGCTGGCACTGATTAATGATACCCTGGACTTCAGTAAAATGAATGAAGATCAGATCACCCTGAATAAATCTCCTTTTAACCTGAGTATGCTGTTACAAAACATACTGGCCTCCTTCCGGCCAAAAGCAGAACAGAAGAAGATTGACATCAGGTTGAATTTAGATTTCGAAAATGTTCCGCTGCATATTATTGGCGACCAGACCAGGCTGGCCCAGATCTTAAATAACCTGATCTCCAACGCGTTAAAATTCACCGATAACGGCGGGCAGATAGAAATCCTGGTGGCCACAAAAAACCGGACAGCAAAGCACATCCTTTTACATTTTGCTATTAAAGATTCTGGCATTGGCATTCCTAAAAACAAACAGGAAATCATCTTTGAACCCTTTTTACAAGCGAACAATAACATTACCAAACGTTATGGAGGCACGGGACTGGGACTTGCTATTGTTAAAAGGCTGATTGAGCTGCATCTAAGCAAACTGGTCCTGGAAAGCGAAGAACATGTTGGTTCAGCCTTCTCTTTTGAGATTAAATATGAACTGGCAGCACCTGTAGTTTCGCCGGAAGCAGAACAACTGGTTACCCCGGCTATTTCTACGATCAGCAACCTGAACATCCTGATTGCAGAAGATAACATCATCAATATCATGCTGCTTAAAAAGATTCTCGATCAGTGGAATTGTAATTATTCACTTTCCAAAGATGGAAAAGAAGCCCTTGATATGGTCAAGACCGGAGGCTTTGATGTGGTATTAATGGATATTCACATGCCTGTTATGGATGGATTCGAAGCCTCCAGACACATCAGAGAGTTACCGGATGTGAGTATGTCCAAGATTAAGATCATTGCACTAACCGCTTCAAGTGACGTAGATATACAGCAATCCTTTAGCTATACCTACCTCGATGATTACCTCACCAAGCCTTTCTCCTCTCAATTGTTAAAAGAAAAGCTGGAAGGAGTAGTTCAGCAATTATCCGGCAAATAA